A segment of the Trifolium pratense cultivar HEN17-A07 linkage group LG7, ARS_RC_1.1, whole genome shotgun sequence genome:
agTTCAATTTTCTTGTCTTTAGAAGTGTGAACACTTCATGAAAAGAGAAATAGTTAAATTGATGCTCTGAAGTTGTCAAACTCACCGGGCCATTTCACAATTTTGTTTTCCATAAAATCTCTATCgaaaataatcatattttagataTGTCGGTTActaaatatgaatatatatatatatatatatatatatatatatatatatatatatatatatatttcaacaaGAATTTGTACTTTGGTTCGACACGTTGTCAAATCATTTCCCAATTTTGTTGTTCATAGGTTTTCTAttgaaaaataatcatttttcaGATATGTCATATACACTAAATGTAAATAAATCTTTCAAtaggaatttgaattttgattcgACATGTTGTGTGATCAACTTTACAATTACAACTATAATGTGTCTTTGTTTTCACCATCTTTGTATTTTCTTCGATTTTAAATATGAACAATTCTTTTtatagattcattgaataaatcATGTATTTGGACTTTATTTaatccatatattttttttaatggcagatacatattttatttgaagaaCTAAAAAACTTTATTTGCATCTATTTGAAAATCGGTAGATTCTAATAGGCAATTGTGTTTTTCACCTTTACATTTCTCTAATTTTAATGAACTTTTCTATCTCTACTCtagtacatatttttttaatgcatgaaaaatagtattttattaCAAAAGCACAATAAGCCAAAAGAGGAAGGAATCATGAGAGACAGcaccttgttttgcttttataaaaCAGTACTACATCACATTACATAACTTAATTAATCAGTTAATCAAACAACCAACATCACTAATCACTGATCACACACAATCTAAGATCAAACACTAATCatactttattattataaactttaataacaacttttagacTGCCCATCTTAACCTCTCATACCAATTATAATAAACACCAAACCAAACACTAGTATATAATCGCTTAATAAACTCAGCTTATTAACAAAACCACACATAACCAATCTAATAATCTGCTTTTTCATATGCTCACTACTGGTCCCACTTCAACACTTGACATTGCTTTCATCATAGCTTCAAATCTAGGCTCTTTAGCTTGAAACTTTAGTCCCATATAGAGTTTCATGTAATCATCAAACACAAATTTTGGATAAATTTCACTTGTTGTTTCATTTTCCTTCAATAAGGTTGGTGCTGGTGAAATTATTGCATCATCACTTGGATTGTAGAATGAAGCTATGGACATTCTAGCACCATCTGTTTGAGCAATTACTCTATGCATCACACTCTTGTACTTTCCATTTGTTATGACCTGTTTGGAACATAGAAGTACCAAGTtggattaaattaaattaaaggagAAACTTATTACTATGCTATTTTTAGTGTCACTTTGATTGGAACATTGGAACATTTATTTGTACATAGTAAAAAATATCACATGCAATTATTTCAGAAAAAGTCGTGCTACCTCGATATAAACTACCTAATTAAGTTGTATTTGACGGAATCACTTAAAACAATCTTAACTGTACATTTTAGATCAAACGGTTGTAATATAAAACATTGTGAAAATATACCGCAAGAAATCTGTTTCCATATATGACCGTTGGATCAAGATCAGATGGTTGAGATTTTAGTACATATTTTGAGTTTTAAGaaaattctaaaaattaatTCTAGACTGTTTTATCTCAATCCAACAATTACTTATATATTGACTACATGAATACGTGCGATCCAAAACCGGAAATCTTATCTTATTCAATATATTGTTACCTCAAGTTGATCACCAAGGTTGATGACAATAGAGTGACGCATTGGAGGAACATCAATCCATTGATCATCTTTGAGGAGCTGAAGTCCACTGACTTTATCATCTTGGAAGAGAAGGATGATGCCACCAGCATCTGTATGAGCTCTGAGTCCCTTAATAAGATCAGGCTTAGGACAAGGAGGGTAGTTACTAACTTTTGTACCAAAATTTGGACCCTTTGAACCATAAAATACTTTCTTCAAATACCCTTTCTCAAGGCCAAGATTCTCACATAATAAGTCAAGAAGTTCCTCTGCCAGATTCTCTAATTTTAGTGCAAATTCCTTCATTATCTTCCTAAAAAACACAAAgggttttgttttttctctgtTAGAAACAGAGCTAGATAGCTTCTAGTTCTACCAAAATTATACATAAACATAAATGCACAAAAATATGAATATGAGATTAACCGTTGTGCACGgacggtgtaaaatatttttacacatgAATTTAATCAAATTACACCATATATAGTGTCAGTTTTCAAGATTTGTCCCTAAAATATATCAACAAATATCTCCATGTCGTGATTTGATTGGTTGCATATGTAAAAAAGTGTTACACGGTCagtgtatacaaattaaatcctATAAATATACGAGTTTAATTATGATACACCGTCGGTCTAAAATGTTTTACACAGTTAGCAAATTACAATCAATTATATACGTGACTTTAGAAGGAGTTATAATAAGTAGTTAtaattggttgacagtgtaaatttttttacatcGACGACGGCATATATTTTAACAAAGATTAAGAAAAAAAGTGACCTGTAATCATCATCAAGATCTGGGATCTCTGAAATATTAGAAGATGGAAGATGGCGCAAAAAGAAGGTGCTTTCCCAATCCAAGTCATTTATTTCTGACTGAACACACTCCAAACCTTTGCTTGCAACCATTTCTTTGAACCTTTGCTCCATACACTTCTTGTAGTGATCTTTTGTGAGCTTTTCCACTTTGTCCATCATTTCAATAGATATACCATGGTTCACCAACTTCACAAaacaataccaaaaaaaataaaaaataaaaaataaaaataaaatacattagcaACAAccttaaaacaacaaaacatatatattacgGTGAGTTTGAAGAATCATCGTTGTACCGTGATTTTGTTAAAGCTCTAAAGTGTAGTTGTAGTTTATGACAAAATCACGATGACACACTGAGATTCTGCCAAATTTATAACCatgataaaattttatatatataactaaTAGTACCTCAAAGAAACCCCAATTCTCACAAGCATCTTTGATCTTTTCCATGGTTGATTTTCTCTCTTCTGTGTTGAGCTTTCCCATGTCAACAATTGGAAAGTGTTGATCCATTTTGcttcttttctctttattttttctcactTCAATATTCAGTTatatgtgagtagtgtgattcTTAGAAGTGCAATGCTGTTAATGTATTTATAGGCTCCAACTTGAAGGAATGAATAAATATCTAATTATATAAGTGTTACGATATGTTATGATTCTctcattataataatttatattgtaattaAGTTAGGATCATTAGTCTTTATgtgtatttattttctttgtttctttgtctctaattctataatataaatatgagTTTTTACTTGTACTTGAAACACACAATGAATATACAAACATTTTATATATCTTCCTGAATTTCTACATGGTATCCAGAGCTTAGGTTTCTTTTTGGCTCACCCCTTTTATTATTTCCAGagtattccatttttttttccgCCGTTGCTACACCTACACGGGCTACACTCATATTTGCTTAAGGTACCACcatatccttttttttttccggtgATTTTCTTTTCCCTGGTCAATATTATAAGGGACTTTATCCCCTTTGTTATCTCACAAGCCAATCATCACATCAACCTGATTCCCCCAAATACTATTTTCATCGATTATTATATGTTGTTCTCCCCCTAGTGACAACGTGTATTTGGTCGATCATATCATCtgattttctataattttattttttttggtcatcGATACTGTTAACAGTGTTGTTTTTGTTATATAATGGAGAGATACTGTGGTTGTTGCCGTAATTatggacattcattttttgattGTCCTATGGTTGAATGTCATAACTGCATGAAAAAGGGTCATATGGCTTCAAATTGTTGTCGATATTGCAAGACAGCCGGACACTTGATTCAAAATTGTCCCACTCGTCCTCCACGATCTAATCAGAATAAAAATCAACATCGTCACAACTCTTCCAGGTCTGTAATTACAACTGATGCTGCTGCCAATGGATTTCTAGAATCTTCTCAATCTGCTTTGACTATCACAAATATTCAGTCTCTTCTTAGACAACTTCTTCCTTCCGGTAATACTCCCGCCGCTCTTTCCACCACACCAGGTAATTCCAAATGGTATTTTGATTCTGCCTGTTGTAACCACATGACATCTGCATCTCATTTATTTGCTTCCTTATCTAAAAATGACATTTCCCGTTCTATTCACACTGCTGATGGATCCCTTATGCATGTAAGCCACACATGTTCTATATCCCTATCTAATCTAAGCTTACCTAATACATACCTTATTCCTAAACtaaattttaatcttatatCTATTGGTCAATTATGTGATCTTGGTTATGAAATTACATTCTCTTCCTCTGGATGTCGTGTGCAGGATCCACGGACTGGACAACTCATAGGGACTGGACGTAAGATCGGAAGGTTATATGAGCTCATTGAACTGCATGTTCCTCTAGAGTCTAGCATTTGTGCGGCTTCCACAGACTCTTCCATTCAACTTTGGCATCGTCGTCTTGCCCATAGTTCTTTTGGTAAATTGCATCCTCTAGTGTCTCAAGGTTATTTAGGATCTGTCATTAATGAGTCTTTTGATTGTTCTGCTTGTCAAACTGCTAAACAACCAGCCTTATCTTTTAATAAAAGTACTTCGATTTCAGCTTCAACATTTGATCTCGTGCACTCTGATATTTGGGGTCCTGCTCCCACACCTATTATGGGAGGTTCCCggtattttgttatatttattgatgattattcTCGTTTTACATGGATATATATGATGAAAAATAGGCATGAACTTTCTCAAATTTACATCAATTTTGCCAAAatgattcaaacacaattttcaaAAGTCATTAAAGTTTTTCGACGAGATAATGCCATGGAATATCGTGATTCTAAACTCTTGTCTTTTCTTCACGAGCAGGGAACCTTGTCTGAATTTTCATGTCCATATACATCTCAACAAAATGGTCGTGCTGAGAGAAAGCATCGTCACATTCTTGACTCAGTTCGTGCTATGCTTATCTCAGCCTCTTGTCCAGAACGCGCTTGGGGTGAAGCTGCTCTTACAGCTGTCCATATAATAAATCGTCTCCCTTCCTCTGTCATTGGCAATGTCTCTCCTTTTGAGCGTCTTTATCTCACTACACCAGATTATAAATCACTAAAGGTGTTTGGTTGTGCTTGTTTTGTCCTCCTCCAGCCCCATGAATATACTAAACTTGAGTCTCGTGCTTGTCTATGTTGTTTTCTTGGTTATGGGACTGAACACAAAGGTTATCGATGTTGGGACCCAATCTCCCAACGCATTCGTACCTCTCGTCATGTTGTCTTTTGGGAACATATATTAATGTTCTCTTCCTTGTCAAAGTTTAAGTCAATCCCTTCTACTTCAACTCCTCTCTTTACTAACCCCGATGTCGATTATTTTCCTAGTGACACAATTACAGGTTCTGAGACGCATGTTGGTTCATCTAGTGAGCTTCCAACGCCTTCCGATATTCCATCCACTTCTAGTGATGATGTTTCGTCTGTTGATCCTGCACTGTCAACTATTGAGCTTCCTCCACGGGTAAGAAATCCACCTCCCTACCTTCGTGATAATTACCATTGTTATTCAACTATTCTTCAACATCATGAACCACAGTCCTATAAGGAAGCATCTGCAGATCCTCATTGGCAGCAAGCTATGCAGGAAGAATTACAGGCATTAGAGAAAACTCACACGTGGGACCTTGTTGATCCTCCTTCTGATAAGACTCTTGTAGGATGTATGTGGGTTTATAAAATAAAGACTCTCTCTGATGGATCTATCGAGCGTTATAAAGCTCGTCTTGTGGCAAAAGGGTTCACTCAAGAGTATGGTATTgattatgaagaaacatttgCCCCTGTTGCACGCATCACATCAGTTCGAACTCTTCTTGCCATTGCTGCTACTCGCAAATGGAGGCTCActcaaatggatgtcaaaaaTGCTTTTCTCAACGGCGAGTTAGAAGAAGAGGTTTACATGCGTCCTCCTCCAGGTTATACTTGTCAGGAAAACAAAGTGTGTCGCCTTCGTAAGGCTCTCTATGGTCTCAAACAAGCACCTAGAGCTTGGTTCTCTAAATTTCACAAGACTATCACCAAGTTGAATTTCTCCTCAAGTGCTCATGACTCTGCTCTTTTTACTCGAAAAACTGACAATGGTACTGTTGTCTTGCTTCTTTATGTCGATGACATGATTATCACCGGCGATGACTCTGTTGGAATTGAAGAGCTCAAGCAATTCTTGTGTCAACATtttgagatgaaggatcttGGACCATTAAGTTACTTTTTGGGGATTGAAGTATTAACTTCTAGTGATGGCTTGTTTCTCTCACAAGCCAAGTATGCTTCCGATCATATCTCTCAAGCAGGTCTCACtgattgtaaaattgaacatacTCCTCTTGAACCCAATGTTCGCTTTACTCCTCAAGATGGTACTTTACTTAATGATGCTACTCTTTATCGGCAACTTGTAGGTAGTCTGATATACCTCATAGTTACTCGGCCGGATATTTCATATGTTGTTCATCTTGTGAGCCAATTTATGTCTGCTCCACGTACCACACATTATGCTGCTGTCCTCCGGATCATTCGATATATCAAAGGTACCTTATTTTATGGTCTTCATTACTCAGCTACATCCCCATTGATTCTTAGAGCCTactctgatgctgattgggccaGTGATCCAGTGATCGTCGTTCCACCActggtttttgtatttttcttggagATTCTCTTATATCTTGGCGTCGCAAGAAACAAACTTTGACAGCCCGCTCTAGCACTGAAGCTGAATATCGTGCTCTTGCTGATACTACTTCTGAGATATTATGGCTTCGTTGGCTTCTTTCTGATTTAGATACATTTCAACCTTCACCGACAGATCTTTATTGTGATAATCGAAGTGCCATTCAAATTGCTCACAATGATGTTTTCCATGAGCGaacaaaacatattgaaattgatTGTCACTTTATCCGCCAACATCTTCTCCGTGGTGAACTTCATCTTATATCTATCGGCACTCTAGATCAACTTGCTGATTTGTTCACAAAACCTCATTCTCCAGGTCGCTTCCGCACTTTATTGTCCAAACTCAAGTTGTTTACAGCTCCACCCACTTGAGTTTGAGGGGGGATGTTACGATATGTTATGATTCTctcattataataatttatattgtaattaAGTTAGGATCATTAGTCTTTATgtgtatttattttctttgtttctttgtctCTAATCCTATAATATAAATAGGAGTTTTTACTTGTACTTGAAACACACAATGAATATACAAACATTTTATATATCTTCCTGAGTTTCTACAATAAGAAAGTTCACTGTTCTGGAAAATTTACAAATAACCTTGCTTCAAATACTGTCATGTGTCTAAAGTAAGTGTATTTGGTGTCCAAAATTTGTGTAACTAAACTAATATTGCTGCAAACCGAGCCATATTGTGAGCCAACCAAGCCATTTTGTAAACTTGTGAGAGAAAAAGTTGCTTTTTGGCAAGCCATGGTAACATGGAAACAAATTTGGTTGCTTTTGAAACCAAGCCAACCAAGTCATTTTTATGTCAAATATTAAATGCAACTGTCACATGTCATTGTTATTTTTTCGACATTGTCATACACTTATCCAATGGGTCACATTCATATTCAACTCTTTATTTTTCCACCAAagaacaatttgaaatttgaattcaaatttcatgaattatattCTTTATGGGTTAGGATTGTCTCCCGTGACAATCTCACGGGAGGGAGTAAAGTGTACATCCACACCCTCCATCttttcttatttaattattggcttaattagttctttggtcccttaaagacatttgaggtttcacaatggttccttaaagaaaaaaagttcgaattgatcccttaaagacatctccgtttgTCACATTGGTCTCTTccgtcaaatttttcaaaaaccGGTAGTTTCACCAAATATGTCATACAATATAAGTGGTTCACCAAAGAcctcattaattttttaaaattttaaccatttgatatttttgttaaaaagacAACCATCAGATTTTGTAGGTCTATTGTATTTAATGGTGCACCACCAACACTTAATCTTGTTTTTGcttttcatcatcttctttcttctgttgttcttcatcttcaacaacaaTTTCTTAAACTGAAACAAAAACCCAGAAATTTCAATCCgaaaatccaaaagtaaaacactTCAAGAAATCAGATCTGATAAAACACAATAAAAGAACCACAATCTCTCCATCAATCATTAGCCTTCAAAGCAAAAACCCTCTTCACTCCTTTTCCCACTTTAAGAATGGCCAGAAAATGTTAACATATCAATTTCACCACTACCACCATCAACACCGTCATCACCATAACAATTTTCAACAACAATTCTCTCTACAACAATTTATGAGTTAAAGAATGATTTATGGGTTTGTGAAGTTTTGGGTTATAGATTTTAATTTATGGGTTAAAGAATGATTTACGGTGTTGTTGTGAAAATTAAGCTACTTTCTTAGTGTTGTTTTTGTTCGAATTAGCATGGTGGTGGTGTTCttgttgtttaattttttacatGGTATTGCTTTTGAATGAACTAGGGTTATTTAGCCCCTTTTTAATGGTTGTAccagagaaagagagagatgaaGAATAATTA
Coding sequences within it:
- the LOC123898211 gene encoding 1-aminocyclopropane-1-carboxylate oxidase yields the protein MDQHFPIVDMGKLNTEERKSTMEKIKDACENWGFFELVNHGISIEMMDKVEKLTKDHYKKCMEQRFKEMVASKGLECVQSEINDLDWESTFFLRHLPSSNISEIPDLDDDYRKIMKEFALKLENLAEELLDLLCENLGLEKGYLKKVFYGSKGPNFGTKVSNYPPCPKPDLIKGLRAHTDAGGIILLFQDDKVSGLQLLKDDQWIDVPPMRHSIVINLGDQLEVITNGKYKSVMHRVIAQTDGARMSIASFYNPSDDAIISPAPTLLKENETTSEIYPKFVFDDYMKLYMGLKFQAKEPRFEAMMKAMSSVEVGPVVSI